The proteins below are encoded in one region of Ereboglobus luteus:
- a CDS encoding right-handed parallel beta-helix repeat-containing protein: protein MNRSRFVLFLLFVFTALSATAAPNAPKLLTPKHNEVSLNATPVFSWAASPGAVAYEIEVSADYDFKTIVVPRTRVEGTSFTPAKPLHRTNRFWHVRAIDSAGNPGKWSSAYIYRLQPEPKTSAPAKAPASATPAASAVKESKTLKLLTPKHNEESTNATPVFTWTPVTGAVAYEIEIAADYEYKKTVVPVTRVDSPSFTPAEPLYPSNRFWRVRTIDASGKAGKWAGTFVYKLKPAPASQARAMTKRPAVYPANNQTGIVQNPSFTWDAVPGAVAYEIEIAADFTYKKTVVPVTRVETPRYVPMQALYPSARFWRTRAIQANGRAGEWSGTRVYKLHAPANKINIPANATLAEIRAAIDAAPASSLITFAPNATYRLKMNQKDSHFLTLSKRDDLIIDGNNSLFIIDNPSAGAFNMRECQRITVRRFRFDYDPLPHSVGVVESFNPGEGAAATVTLRSLPGYPDFDAPHMIANWSWGVILDPVITGRMKAKAPLVMNFPGAKVSRNAAGPNLFDVAVPHVNYGKFFSKGDRVVIFSRERGRSLCSAEMNCDDITFDRVTTHASPAGHFIAVNCSDVKILACASSPKDASRVYAGNADGAHVRANLLGPWIEGCTFDSIGDDGIALYNKGMAINARPANDTLTVAGTFMNLQPGDAFVIFNPFDGSLVGETRTVTAVKPAGGGAHNVTFKPALATKDDFPAGDKTWWKNAQLFNRTRQNSGFVIKNNTFKSVRRYSVIVRSTDGIIVDNDITGSSNSAITLLNEPHSWANGLHSERVLIARNKISASTVDGSASSGGSIAVNLRNLNTPSVDAKAVGKASTKPARLHRDIRIENNTITDWNYHAILLRSATGCTVTGNVISAPAGAKFIAPEKENIAILVDNTDGCVISGNDTSGDPRLGSPEQRLTVIDSDNATVKNNKP from the coding sequence ATGAACCGATCACGCTTCGTCCTGTTTTTGCTGTTCGTATTCACCGCGCTTTCAGCAACCGCCGCGCCCAATGCGCCAAAACTTCTCACGCCAAAACACAATGAGGTTTCGCTCAACGCCACGCCCGTTTTTTCATGGGCGGCAAGCCCCGGCGCCGTTGCCTATGAGATCGAGGTTTCGGCGGATTATGATTTCAAAACGATTGTCGTTCCCCGCACGCGCGTCGAGGGCACCAGTTTCACTCCCGCAAAGCCGCTCCATCGCACAAACCGTTTCTGGCATGTCCGGGCGATTGATTCCGCGGGGAATCCCGGCAAATGGTCGTCGGCATACATTTATCGCCTGCAACCCGAGCCGAAAACGAGCGCGCCCGCGAAAGCCCCGGCATCCGCGACGCCCGCCGCTTCGGCGGTGAAAGAAAGCAAGACGTTGAAATTGCTCACTCCGAAACATAACGAGGAATCCACCAACGCGACGCCCGTTTTCACATGGACGCCGGTCACGGGCGCGGTGGCCTACGAAATCGAGATCGCGGCGGATTATGAATATAAGAAAACCGTCGTTCCCGTGACGCGCGTCGATTCTCCGAGCTTCACACCGGCGGAACCCTTGTATCCGTCAAACCGTTTCTGGCGCGTGCGCACCATCGACGCGTCGGGCAAGGCGGGCAAATGGGCCGGGACCTTTGTTTACAAACTGAAACCCGCGCCGGCCTCGCAGGCGCGCGCGATGACAAAGCGCCCCGCGGTCTATCCGGCAAACAACCAAACCGGCATTGTGCAAAACCCGAGCTTCACCTGGGATGCGGTGCCCGGCGCGGTGGCCTACGAGATCGAAATTGCGGCGGATTTCACATACAAAAAAACGGTCGTTCCCGTGACGCGCGTCGAAACGCCGCGCTACGTCCCGATGCAGGCGCTTTATCCCTCCGCGCGTTTTTGGCGCACGCGCGCAATTCAGGCAAACGGCAGGGCGGGGGAGTGGAGCGGCACGCGTGTTTACAAGCTGCACGCGCCGGCAAACAAGATCAACATTCCCGCCAATGCGACGCTTGCCGAAATCCGCGCGGCGATTGACGCGGCGCCCGCATCCTCGCTCATCACTTTCGCGCCCAACGCCACCTACCGTTTGAAAATGAACCAAAAGGATTCGCATTTCCTGACGCTCAGCAAACGCGACGACCTTATTATCGACGGCAACAATTCACTTTTCATCATCGATAATCCCAGTGCCGGCGCGTTCAACATGCGCGAGTGCCAGCGGATCACGGTTCGTCGCTTCCGTTTTGATTACGATCCGCTGCCCCACTCGGTGGGCGTGGTCGAGTCGTTTAATCCCGGAGAAGGCGCCGCCGCCACGGTCACGCTTCGCAGCCTTCCCGGCTATCCCGATTTTGACGCGCCGCACATGATCGCGAACTGGTCGTGGGGCGTGATTCTTGATCCCGTCATCACCGGTCGCATGAAAGCAAAGGCTCCCCTTGTGATGAATTTCCCCGGCGCCAAGGTCTCGCGCAATGCAGCCGGCCCGAATCTCTTCGACGTGGCGGTGCCGCATGTCAACTACGGCAAGTTTTTCTCGAAGGGCGACCGTGTTGTCATTTTTTCCCGCGAACGCGGACGCAGCCTTTGCTCAGCCGAGATGAACTGCGATGACATCACTTTCGATCGCGTCACCACGCACGCATCGCCCGCCGGGCATTTTATCGCCGTCAATTGCTCGGATGTGAAAATCCTCGCGTGCGCGTCGTCGCCCAAGGACGCCTCCCGGGTTTACGCGGGCAATGCCGATGGCGCGCATGTTCGCGCCAATCTTCTCGGTCCGTGGATCGAGGGTTGCACATTCGACAGCATCGGCGACGACGGCATCGCGCTTTATAACAAGGGCATGGCGATCAATGCCAGGCCCGCAAATGACACGCTCACGGTTGCGGGCACGTTTATGAATCTCCAGCCCGGCGATGCGTTTGTCATTTTTAATCCGTTCGACGGCAGCCTTGTCGGGGAAACACGCACTGTCACCGCGGTGAAACCGGCGGGCGGCGGGGCGCATAATGTGACGTTCAAACCGGCCCTTGCCACAAAGGACGATTTTCCGGCGGGGGACAAAACGTGGTGGAAGAATGCGCAGCTCTTCAATCGCACGCGCCAGAATTCCGGGTTTGTCATAAAGAACAACACCTTCAAATCGGTGCGCCGCTACTCGGTCATCGTGCGCTCCACCGACGGGATCATCGTCGACAACGATATCACCGGTTCATCCAATTCGGCGATCACCCTGCTCAACGAACCGCATTCCTGGGCGAACGGTCTGCATAGCGAACGGGTGCTCATCGCGCGCAACAAAATCAGCGCCTCGACCGTTGACGGCTCCGCCTCGTCCGGCGGAAGCATCGCGGTGAATCTTCGCAACCTTAACACTCCATCCGTTGATGCGAAGGCCGTCGGCAAGGCGTCAACCAAGCCGGCGCGCCTGCATCGTGACATTCGAATCGAGAACAACACGATCACCGATTGGAATTATCACGCGATCCTGTTGCGCAGCGCAACGGGATGCACGGTCACGGGCAATGTGATCTCCGCCCCGGCGGGCGCGAAATTCATCGCGCCGGAAAAAGAGAACATCGCTATCCTGGTCGACAACACCGATGGCTGCGTGATTTCCGGCAACGACACCAGTGGCGACCCGCGCCTCGGTTCGCCCGAGCAGCGACTCACGGTCATCGACAGCGACAACGCCACGGTGAAAAACAACAAACCCTGA
- a CDS encoding DUF2264 domain-containing protein codes for MKATIKPLTLALLSAVVLPLAAFAGAPDQSDIQVRMSKAFAWQAAHRTTDTSKYAMDSHAGPRGWVHGAFMTGVMEAWRTTGENAYIDYAWKWAEDASWQPGPRPIHADDHIACQSYIELHMLDPKRADIKPTIETFDKLIAQKHKGAELFWWCDALYMQPPAWARLAKATGDQKYLDEMTRLYWEAVDYLYDSRERLFFRDKNYMPHDKDFRPSAIRKNGTKALFQERNGEKMFWSRGNGWVFAGLPRIIEWMPGGAQREKFETLFKTMAPRILELQSPDGLWRMGLLDPDAYGHGEVSGSAFFIYGFTWGVRNGLLDARAYVPAIERGWRALRSCQRPDGMLGYVQPIGAAPGAHSSKTYQEYGTGAFLLAGSEILKLLRASPDVFASVKKAAAPEAAEQRAYQVAVLKRVAGPVLNAAAEGKLKEKLPKVYVGRDRFAPLEALGRTLAGISPWLELGPGEDAEGRLRAEYIDLAVKAIRCSTDPKSPAHLIFNERGQPLVDTAFLAQALLRAPTQLWGNLDESARANVIASLKASRVTKAQKNNWELFSATVEAALLKFSGECEMSAIETAVADHDSWYKGDGTYGDGQPLHWDYYNSFVIQPMLWDVLAVCAEQKLPIANRLPVIQTRARRYAEIQERMISPEGSFPVIGRSSTYRFGAFQTLSLVALKDELPPTLPRGAVRAALNAVIKRMIEAPGTFDSEGWLQRGVVGAQPQMAERYINTGSLYLCTFGLLQLGLPRVIHSGPSRACPGRKNEFGRARICRPITHSNLTDNQPMKTNRLITAGIFAAQIFMFATTNAAASDEATLSSPAARLQWRQSSDGWKLGGVDVLGDVAEGKGIPLGEPSGQYRILYSETEPDKTPVPFSLSDRTDVFPEPIYKYPVPRWAKATIPAALNLVGEERVFYPSAMESCADGSLVFRHRTDVADVVARWKIDASFPGDVCVELTLTARKDGWFSLPTPTLATVAPRDLKWAVVPGYFKGDRFNRDFPLAFAYGHGLPDRPVIANEGAASTLASIITNKAGATLAVIAEPGVVDPYSANAATREIWRIGLSHMNRAGELTPTLYRALLGSRDSRLEAGQSLTFSFRYSLRADDWFAAIKHAAEDIYRVHDFLALKKPVRSLSQRLHSLHEYVTDDATSLWHTEEFGGMTIGAQAYNGGVVGARRDPKIKGDYDAMKNSDYGAMWMLARLTNDPRLVRDRLPYARNFKLVQQQSAPGFFQGAALGQYYLAKSRRFVEEWGDYVEPVAITYYTMLDIGNILLFEPGDAELRERLRLGAERLLEWQRADGSWAVAYDHATHKELFTELPDARATFYGLIVAYRILGDEKYLAAARRGADWMIKNAVTPARFLGVCGDARFAPDFATVQAAQAFLDLFDITGDVRYREASIETARQYVTDVFTQPLATNAKKTHKKNTLADWQINQTGLAFEHGGTIGTASGSGPILLASYAGLFIRMAGITGEPLFRDLARAAVLGRDAFLHPKTQAATYYWLHVNAGPGSFPHHAWWQFGWITDYLVSEVELRSAGGIAFPRGFLTPKVGPHACFGFAPGKLYGEAVNLAWGNVDTGTPEVDYIVARGANGARTHVVLLNNSARPVKTTVKAPPSAFVGVKASAWKSATIRTSPDRMAKLDTAQSEWSVEIATYGLAVLSLDAE; via the coding sequence ATGAAAGCGACAATAAAACCCCTCACCCTTGCCCTTTTGTCCGCGGTGGTTCTTCCACTCGCCGCCTTTGCGGGCGCGCCGGACCAGTCTGATATTCAAGTTCGCATGAGCAAGGCCTTCGCGTGGCAGGCGGCCCATCGCACCACGGACACCAGTAAATACGCCATGGACAGTCACGCCGGCCCGCGCGGCTGGGTGCATGGCGCGTTCATGACCGGCGTCATGGAGGCGTGGCGCACCACTGGTGAGAACGCCTACATCGACTATGCGTGGAAATGGGCGGAAGACGCGTCGTGGCAGCCCGGTCCGCGTCCGATCCATGCCGATGACCACATCGCATGCCAGTCGTATATCGAACTCCACATGCTCGATCCGAAGCGCGCGGACATAAAACCCACCATCGAGACATTCGACAAATTGATCGCCCAAAAACACAAGGGCGCGGAATTGTTCTGGTGGTGCGATGCGCTTTACATGCAGCCGCCGGCATGGGCGCGCCTGGCCAAGGCGACCGGCGATCAAAAATATCTTGATGAGATGACGCGTTTATATTGGGAGGCGGTTGATTATCTATATGACTCGCGCGAGCGTCTTTTTTTCCGCGACAAAAACTACATGCCCCATGACAAGGATTTCCGTCCGTCTGCGATAAGGAAGAACGGAACGAAAGCATTGTTTCAGGAGCGGAATGGGGAAAAAATGTTCTGGTCGCGGGGCAACGGCTGGGTGTTTGCGGGGCTTCCGCGTATTATTGAATGGATGCCCGGGGGCGCGCAGCGGGAAAAATTCGAAACCCTTTTCAAAACAATGGCGCCGCGCATTCTCGAACTCCAATCGCCCGACGGACTCTGGCGCATGGGCTTGCTCGATCCCGACGCCTACGGCCATGGCGAGGTCAGCGGCAGCGCGTTTTTCATTTATGGTTTCACGTGGGGTGTGCGCAACGGCCTGCTTGACGCGCGCGCGTATGTCCCGGCGATCGAGCGCGGATGGCGCGCGTTGCGCTCGTGCCAGCGTCCGGACGGCATGCTCGGTTATGTGCAACCCATCGGTGCCGCGCCCGGGGCGCATTCATCGAAGACATATCAGGAATACGGCACGGGCGCATTTTTGCTGGCGGGGTCTGAAATCTTAAAACTCCTGCGCGCCTCTCCCGATGTGTTTGCGTCCGTGAAGAAGGCAGCCGCGCCCGAGGCCGCGGAGCAGCGCGCCTATCAAGTCGCCGTTTTGAAACGCGTGGCCGGGCCCGTCCTGAATGCGGCGGCCGAGGGAAAGCTGAAGGAAAAGCTCCCAAAAGTTTATGTCGGCCGCGACCGGTTTGCTCCGCTTGAGGCATTGGGACGCACGCTGGCGGGAATCTCGCCCTGGCTCGAACTCGGCCCCGGCGAGGATGCCGAGGGCAGGCTTCGCGCCGAGTATATCGATCTCGCGGTGAAGGCCATTCGTTGCTCGACCGATCCCAAGTCGCCCGCGCATTTGATCTTTAACGAACGCGGCCAGCCTCTTGTTGACACGGCGTTTCTCGCGCAGGCGCTGCTTCGGGCGCCGACACAATTGTGGGGCAACCTCGATGAAAGCGCGCGCGCCAATGTCATCGCGTCACTGAAGGCCTCGCGTGTCACCAAGGCGCAGAAAAATAACTGGGAGCTTTTCAGCGCCACCGTCGAGGCCGCGTTGCTCAAGTTTTCAGGGGAGTGCGAAATGAGCGCCATCGAAACCGCGGTGGCCGACCATGACTCCTGGTATAAGGGCGACGGCACATACGGCGACGGCCAGCCGCTCCACTGGGATTATTACAACAGCTTCGTGATTCAACCGATGCTTTGGGATGTGCTCGCGGTGTGCGCCGAGCAAAAACTCCCGATTGCGAATCGACTGCCCGTGATTCAAACCCGCGCGCGCCGGTATGCGGAAATCCAGGAGCGCATGATTTCGCCCGAGGGCTCGTTTCCGGTGATCGGGCGCTCGTCCACCTACCGCTTTGGCGCATTCCAAACGTTGTCTCTCGTCGCGTTAAAAGATGAGTTGCCGCCGACGCTTCCCCGCGGCGCCGTGCGCGCGGCGTTGAACGCGGTCATCAAACGAATGATCGAGGCGCCGGGGACGTTTGACAGCGAAGGCTGGTTGCAACGCGGCGTTGTTGGCGCGCAGCCGCAAATGGCCGAGCGGTATATCAACACCGGCAGCCTGTATTTGTGCACGTTCGGGTTGCTGCAATTGGGACTGCCCCGAGTGATCCATTCTGGACCGAGCCGAGCCTGCCCTGGACGCAAAAACGAATTTGGGCGGGCGAGGATTTGCCGGCCGATCACGCACTCTAATTTAACCGACAATCAACCGATGAAAACAAACCGCCTGATAACCGCCGGCATTTTTGCCGCGCAGATTTTCATGTTCGCAACAACCAATGCGGCCGCGTCCGACGAGGCGACGCTTTCGAGCCCCGCCGCGCGCCTGCAATGGCGTCAGTCTTCCGACGGCTGGAAACTCGGCGGCGTTGATGTGCTCGGCGACGTTGCGGAAGGGAAGGGGATTCCGCTTGGCGAACCCTCGGGGCAATACCGCATTCTCTATTCGGAAACGGAACCGGATAAAACGCCCGTGCCGTTTTCCCTTTCCGACCGCACGGATGTTTTTCCCGAGCCCATCTATAAATATCCCGTGCCGCGCTGGGCCAAGGCGACCATTCCCGCGGCGCTCAACCTCGTCGGCGAGGAGCGCGTTTTTTATCCGTCGGCAATGGAATCATGCGCCGATGGCTCGCTGGTGTTTCGCCACCGGACTGATGTGGCGGATGTGGTTGCGCGTTGGAAAATCGACGCCTCGTTTCCCGGAGATGTGTGCGTGGAGCTGACGCTCACCGCCCGCAAGGACGGCTGGTTTTCACTGCCCACGCCGACACTCGCCACGGTTGCGCCACGCGATCTGAAGTGGGCGGTGGTGCCGGGTTACTTCAAGGGTGATCGTTTCAACCGCGATTTCCCGCTCGCATTCGCATACGGCCACGGCTTGCCGGACCGCCCGGTCATCGCCAATGAAGGCGCGGCCTCCACGCTTGCCTCGATCATCACCAACAAGGCGGGCGCCACGCTGGCGGTTATCGCCGAACCCGGCGTCGTCGATCCGTATTCTGCCAACGCCGCGACCCGCGAAATCTGGCGCATCGGGCTTTCGCACATGAACCGGGCGGGCGAGCTCACGCCGACTCTTTACCGCGCGCTTCTCGGCAGCCGTGATTCGCGACTGGAGGCGGGGCAGTCGCTCACGTTTTCGTTTCGCTACTCATTGCGCGCAGACGATTGGTTCGCCGCCATCAAGCACGCCGCGGAGGACATCTATCGCGTGCACGATTTTCTCGCTTTGAAGAAACCGGTTCGTTCGCTCAGCCAGCGGCTTCACTCGCTTCACGAATATGTGACTGATGACGCAACGTCGCTCTGGCACACCGAGGAATTCGGCGGCATGACAATCGGGGCGCAGGCCTACAATGGCGGCGTGGTCGGCGCCCGGCGCGACCCGAAAATAAAGGGAGATTACGACGCCATGAAAAACTCCGACTATGGCGCGATGTGGATGCTTGCGCGGCTCACGAATGATCCGCGCCTCGTGCGCGACCGGCTGCCCTACGCGCGCAATTTTAAACTCGTCCAGCAACAAAGCGCCCCCGGCTTTTTCCAAGGCGCGGCGCTCGGCCAATACTATCTCGCGAAGTCGCGCCGCTTCGTCGAGGAGTGGGGCGATTATGTCGAGCCTGTTGCCATCACCTATTACACGATGCTCGACATCGGCAACATCCTGCTCTTCGAGCCCGGCGATGCCGAGTTGCGCGAGCGTTTGCGACTCGGAGCGGAGCGATTGCTGGAGTGGCAGCGCGCCGATGGCAGCTGGGCGGTCGCCTATGATCACGCCACGCACAAGGAGCTTTTCACGGAACTGCCCGACGCGCGCGCGACATTCTACGGCTTGATTGTCGCCTACCGGATTCTGGGTGACGAAAAATATCTCGCGGCGGCGCGCCGCGGCGCGGACTGGATGATTAAAAACGCGGTCACGCCCGCGCGGTTTCTCGGAGTGTGCGGCGATGCGCGTTTCGCCCCCGACTTTGCCACGGTGCAGGCCGCGCAGGCGTTTCTCGACCTTTTCGATATCACTGGCGATGTGCGCTACCGCGAGGCGTCAATCGAGACTGCGCGGCAGTATGTGACGGATGTGTTTACCCAGCCGCTTGCGACCAATGCGAAGAAAACGCACAAGAAAAACACACTCGCCGACTGGCAGATCAACCAGACCGGGCTTGCCTTCGAGCATGGCGGAACCATTGGCACGGCGAGCGGCAGCGGGCCGATTCTTCTCGCCAGCTATGCCGGCCTTTTCATCCGCATGGCGGGGATCACGGGCGAGCCGCTCTTCCGCGATCTCGCGCGCGCCGCCGTGCTGGGGCGCGACGCGTTTTTGCATCCGAAGACCCAGGCGGCGACCTACTACTGGCTGCATGTGAACGCGGGCCCCGGCTCCTTTCCGCATCATGCGTGGTGGCAGTTTGGGTGGATAACCGACTATCTGGTTTCCGAGGTGGAATTGCGCTCCGCCGGCGGCATTGCCTTTCCGCGCGGATTCCTCACGCCCAAGGTCGGGCCTCATGCGTGTTTTGGGTTTGCCCCCGGAAAGCTGTATGGGGAGGCGGTCAATCTTGCGTGGGGGAATGTCGACACGGGAACGCCCGAGGTGGATTATATTGTGGCTCGCGGCGCAAACGGTGCGCGCACGCATGTGGTTCTTTTGAACAACAGCGCGCGTCCGGTGAAAACGACGGTGAAGGCTCCGCCATCCGCATTTGTTGGAGTGAAGGCCAGCGCATGGAAAAGCGCGACAATCCGCACCTCGCCGGACCGGATGGCGAAACTTGATACCGCGCAATCCGAGTGGTCTGTGGAGATCGCGACATACGGGCTCGCGGTTCTGAGCTTGGATGCGGAGTGA